TCTTTATCCAAATTGTTTATTAATTTTTGATATGTTTCCAAACTGATGAAAGGTTGATCGATCATTTGCAGAAGGATTGGATTCTTTCCGGAAACGGAATTAAATCCTTTTAAAATCGAAGAAAACATCCCTTGTTTATGATTTTCATTATAAACTAAATTGATTTTTCTTTTATCTCCAAATTCATCAAATAGCACTTTTTTCACCTGATGATAATTTGCTCCCAGAATGATAAAAATTCTCTCAGAAAATACAGACAGTTTTTCCAAAATAATGGAAATAATCCTTTTTCCTTTGATCTGAAGCAGTGCTTTATCTGTTCCCATTCTTTGAGATAATCCGGCAGTTAATAAAATAGTATCAATCTTTGTATCAATACTCTGGCTAAAATTTATTGACATAAAACCACCCTCAAAACATATATCCAGAAAAATAGACACTTGAAAAGTGTCAAATTTAATAAAGAGGAAAAATGGAAGAAAAAAAGACCTCATTTGATCATATAGAAAAATTAACCAAAATCGGGATCGCTCTTTCTGCAGAAAAGGATATCAATAATTTTTTCAACCTGGTTCTGGAAGAAGCCATGAATTATACAAGTGCAGATGGCGGAACAATTTATACTGTTTCTGAAGATGGAAAATTTCTTGATTTTAAAATTGTCTGTACTTTATCAAAAAATTTTAAACTTGGAATTGCCGACACGGTTAAGTGGCCCAGCATCCCTTTGTTTGATGAACAAGGAAATAAAAATCTGAAAAATTTTGCTTCTTATGTCGCTCATACCGGAACTACTGCAAGTATCGAAGATGTTTATAATCAGAATATTTATGATAATAGCGGCACGAAAAAATATGATAAAGCGAATAATTATCGATCAAAATCCTTTGCAGCCATTCCCTTGAAAAATCATGAAAATGATGTTCTTGGCGTCATTCAACTTATTAATGCAATGGACAAAGATAGAAATATCATTTCCTTTACTGAGCAGCACATTACAATGTTAACATCCCTTGCTTCGCAAGCCGCGATCGCTTTAACGAATAAGAAACTGATCGAAGGTCTGGAAAAACTTTTAAATCAATTTATTCGAAGTATCGCGAAAGCAATCGACCGTAAATCTCCATATACAGGAGGACACATTTCCAGAGTTGCGTCATTAACCGAGCAATTAGCAAAAGAAATTGATGAAGATAATAAAATTTATAAAGATATACATTTCACTGAAGATGAATTCCAGGAAATAAGTATTTCCGGTTGGATGCATGATATTGGAAAAATCACTACTCCAATTTTTATTATGGATAAAGCAACAAAATTAGAAACTATGCTCGATCGCATTTTGCTGATCCAGACTAGATTTGAAATGATCAAATTAGCAATAAAAAATGATCTTTTAAAATGCAGTAAAAAAAGGAAAACCGAATTGGAAAAACTTTTAATCCAATTAGATGAAGATTGGAAATTCCTCCAAAAAGCGAATATTGGAGGAGAATTTATGAAAGATGGTGATGTTAAAAGGATCGATAGGATTTTTGAATTCTGTTATGAATTTGAAGGGAAAAAATATACATTACTTAATGAAGATGAAAAGACCAACCTGACAATCAGAAGAGGAACTTTATTATCAGAAGAAATCGATAAAATGCGGGAACACGCTGTTGTAACCCATGAAATGCTGAACCAGTTGACTTTCCCAAAAAAATACAAAAATGTTCCTCTTTACG
This sequence is a window from Candidatus Cloacimonadota bacterium. Protein-coding genes within it:
- a CDS encoding GAF domain-containing protein, with amino-acid sequence MEEKKTSFDHIEKLTKIGIALSAEKDINNFFNLVLEEAMNYTSADGGTIYTVSEDGKFLDFKIVCTLSKNFKLGIADTVKWPSIPLFDEQGNKNLKNFASYVAHTGTTASIEDVYNQNIYDNSGTKKYDKANNYRSKSFAAIPLKNHENDVLGVIQLINAMDKDRNIISFTEQHITMLTSLASQAAIALTNKKLIEGLEKLLNQFIRSIAKAIDRKSPYTGGHISRVASLTEQLAKEIDEDNKIYKDIHFTEDEFQEISISGWMHDIGKITTPIFIMDKATKLETMLDRILLIQTRFEMIKLAIKNDLLKCSKKRKTELEKLLIQLDEDWKFLQKANIGGEFMKDGDVKRIDRIFEFCYEFEGKKYTLLNEDEKTNLTIRRGTLLSEEIDKMREHAVVTHEMLNQLTFPKKYKNVPLYASAHHEKLNGKGYPFHLTAEKLPLQARIIAVADLFEALTAADRPYKKGKTLSETFRILGFMAKDHEIDKHILDLLINS